One Nicotiana tomentosiformis chromosome 1, ASM39032v3, whole genome shotgun sequence genomic window, AAAAGCACAGTGAGATCATGACCAAATGCCAAAATAGACaactaaggaagaagaaaaagaagaaagcacAAAAACCAAATCACGAGGTTATAGTCCTGTAGAAATCTAATGTGCAAGCTTTCTGCTAGTTGGAACAGTGGATAGAACAGTTATATCTCCCTCACTACAAGTAAAATAAACATCTACTTCCAAAGCCACCAAACTTTTCCCAGGCGATAAGTATTGAGTTTGACTGCTTTCACGATAGAAGGAGAACTATTTTAACCATAAACTATTACAATTAGAAAATTATGGGTTAACTAAGTTAAAGCAGGAAGTAACAAAGAGAGATCACTCAGAGAAATGGAACATAAAATGAAATCTAtaagaaaaagaataaaagtaCATCCCATCATTTTGCCTACTTATATTGAAAACCACGAGATTCCTTTTTGATTTTGCACCGGGTGTCCGAGTCTCTTTGAGCCCCGACTAATCCCGGAGGTGCacaggccctcggcaaggagtttcccgcaagtgcaccacggttaattcaggttttacccAGTCCGATGGCCCTGCACCCCgtgggtttcgaacttgagatcttgaaagggagcaaaccccaaggctcaagtCAATTGCCACCAGGCCAACCCCTGAGGGTTAACCACGAGATTCCTTTGAAGGGTTAATGATCTATGATGAATGATAGTGCCCATACACGGTACCCAGAGAgcaacattcaatgaagaataggGAATCATGTTGAAGTACTTACATTGGTGTTTGTATCCAAAAGAAAGGAACGGTCTTTGCTTTCATTCACATTAGGGATGTTCACCGCTTTTCCACGGCTTGAAGCTGCACTGACAGGCACAGCCATATTATACTCAGATATCAGCTGTGATACAACATCACAAGATCCTACTGGCATTTTGACCCGATTGTCCAGAAGAGAGGCAGAactccgagctgagctggccaaaCCATTACATGGTAGAAGTGATTTCAGGTCCTCAGCGCTTGAGAACACTCCAGCGTTCTCACTTGTTACCTTGTCAAGTCTAGTTTTAAGCTGGATAACTTGTGACTGAAGAACCCCAATGTTGCGGAGTATTTTCTCCAAGGAAGTATCACCATCAGCAGGCCGTAGGTGCAAGTCATCTTGAATCTCAAACTCATCATCAGCATTGTTCTTGTCAGAGCAGATGGCTACAGAATTAAGAAGTGAAAAGATTAAATGCACAGAACAACTAGAAGAAAACCAGCACAAGAGATAAAGCACATACAACAGATGTAATTTTGTATAGGATATCATTTACGAAAGAAAACTATTATGTACTAGACCGAGTTCAAAGATGAGAAGAATATACACAGTTGGGGGTCAAAATGAATCAAATAATCAACcatgcctcaatttaaactaactGGGTTGGCTATATCAATTCTTTGCATCCATTTTGTTGTATATAGGGCCACTTCATTCAATACTAACTAAGGTACCTTTTAAGGCAAAGGAGttttttaaaacataagtttcCATCACTTATTCCTACTATAATATACAGGTTTCTAAGGACACTAAAAGTACTCTtaacaaacacataacataatccAAGTGTAAGTGTGTAACAACAACTACCATTAAATCACAACTAAGCAATATTGCCTATATAATCCCTTTGCTTCCATTGTATTGTCCTTAACGAAGTCATATCAATTTCAAGAGATTGCAAATCTTTTGAAGGGGTTGTTAGTAATTACAATTTTCAACTATtttcaaattatttatttttataaggTAAAAGTTTATTAAAAAGGTACCAAGATGGTATAAAATGATACAAAGAGCATCCCAAAACAACCACCACCGCCCAGTCCCTCCTAACAAATCCAGAAAATCTATAACCTGGTGCAGAACTACTTCCAAATTATTCCAACATTTCTTctcattttcttttgtagttttgGGCTGATCTGGGCTGTGCTGATCCGGACTAGGGGTCGAAAAGCCTTGGCCTGGCCCCAGTCTGATATGTTTGCCCGGACAGCCAAGGCCCAATTTATAGAAGTGCGCTGGCTCGGGGCTCATTTTTATGGGTCACTTGGTGAGTTTCCTTACTCTCTCAAGTGTTTTACCACTGTTCCATCTTTCGACTGACTCTCTAGCTAGTTTAGTCAATTAACACAATATAGTCCACAATTAGCAAGCACGATCGTATTTCATCCTTGTTGGTTCGGTCATTCTGACTAGGGTATACAATAACAAGCTTAGGGCAGATCCCTAGACCCACGGAACTAGAAAACTCCTCTATATCTCCTCAAGTTGAGTTCTCATACTCGTGACCAATTTCTCTGACATATCCTTTATGGCATTTACATATTTGACATAAATCCCTTTCTTCTCAAGCCAAGTCCTTGGCACTTTGTTATATGCTTTCTCTAGGTTAATGAATATGGGAAATTCGTTTTCCTCTTTTATCCTTAATTTTCTGAACAAAAATATGGCATGGGGTAGACCAATCAATTGAAATAACATCTCCACCTTATTTGATGACGCCCTCCGTTGTCAAAACGTGTTAAGAAATCATTTCTATTACACCCCATTTCAtgaacctggctctgataccatgagaAGAAGTGGACCTTAAGcttaactcaaccccaaaagttAGCTCATGAGGTGAAGATTGCTCAAGACCACATAAGGAGACCAAGTAATCCATCACCCACCAATGTGGGAACTCAAATTCCCTTGAGACTGAAAGTCTAAAACTACGCCTTTTTATGTCCTATGTGAGTGTTATAACCCAATTTGGTCTTTTATCTGCATCAACCTAATAATTGTAACTAATTTTACTCCAACAAGCAGCATTTTTGCATGCACATATGTGTCACCTCAAGTGCCGTCGACCATACATATGCCACTCTAACCCCAAAAGTTAGCTCATGAGGTGAAAATTGCCCAAGACCACATAAGGAGACCAAGTAACCCATCACCCACCAATGTGGGAACTCAAATTCCCTTGAGACTGAAGGCCTAAAATTACGCCTTTTTATGTCCTATGTGAGAGTGTTATAACCCAATTTGGTCTTTTATCTGCATCAACCTAATAATTGTAACTAATTTTACTCCAACAAGCAGCATTCTTTATTTGCATGCACATATGTGTCACCTCAAGTGCCGTCGACCATACATATGCCACTCCTCTAAAACTCACTATCTTTAGTTCTTGGTGCTTTGTTGTCCTTCATTTTAGGAATCTTAGCTAAGTATGAGTTTTATTCCTCCACCAACCCAGTCATAACCTAACTAAATGACTAAGCATAGTTCCAAGCAATCTTGTACCATCAATGAAAGTACTAATTAATTTTAACTGCACAATGGAAGCAAAATAGGACATATAGCATTTTGGTGGAATTAGAGGCCACAAGATTCGGGGTCAACTTCATCAACATGTCTCAGAAACTCAAAAAGGAAAAGTACAACGTGAACTTGAAACCTACAATCTTTAACATCTGTGTGCAACATTGAAGATACTTGTACTCAAGAGATAAGTATAAATTCTTAACCAAACAGCACGTGTCTCACAAGAGGTCCAATTCATACACATCCAAACATAACCTCTGTTGTATGTGCAATTGCCATTAATATTGGTGAGCAAGAGATATGAATAGGAACAATGTATCCATTGCTATTTTgatgttataaaaaaaaaattccaccAAGAAGCAACACGAAACAACAGCAATTGCAACTCAAGATTAAGAAAAGTATGCATCCTTACCTATTTTTCCCAGCTCATTGTCCGGAAAAGAACCATCAGCAATTGAGTTTCTCTTTTCTGCAATTCACAAATATAAATTCATGACTTGCAATTGAAAATAAGAATATCAGGCTAAAGGACAACAAATGAAAATATTACCAAAGAAAGAAAACAAGGGATGATGAGACATATAAGCTGCTATATCCAGTGTGTCTTCagttcttcttctcttctttctcTTCACAACCTTATCTCTTAAGCTATCACAAGAAAATGGAAGTGACTTTGAACCTAAACCTTCCAATTCAACACTTCCCAGCTGAGGCTGCATCTGACACTTGATATCCCGCATTTGTTTCTCATATTTTCGAGCTCGAGACTGAAGCATATGGAGTTTCAATTCAATCAACTTGCATCGCTGCCTAAGAGGTTGTACAAAGTCTCTCCAATGAGGGGTCACCTTTTTCCTCCTAAAGGACAATAACAAGGTACAAGGTAAATTTTAAGGCTTTTACAGACATTCTCTTACACTGAAAAAGGGACAAAACACCACAAAAAGAATTATACCACCCCTCAGCGAATGGTGAATCTGACACATGAACCTTCACATAAGTCAAGGATGTGACAAATAGTTAGTTCTGACTGTGAACAAGAACCTCAAAAGTCAGTTCATGGCCAGACTTGGTTAAACAACTGTCCTAGGAGAGTAACCTCGTGGTTGAAAATCTCAGTAATGACCTTAGAAAACAAGGTTCAAATCTTAGTAGAGGTGACACTAAGTGAGTAAGTGAAGTCTTTCTATATGCCGAAACCTTGGCTGAAGAGTTTCCCAATACATATATTGGTGGAAGGTAGTAGCATATACCAGGTGAATTAGTTGAGGTGCGCTCAAGCTGGCCCGACCATCACCATTATCCAAAAAAGAAAACCACCTAGGTTTCACAACTAAACCATGCATAGTTAATTCTTCAGACAAACCCATTCctttaacgtaacaagaaaattgactttaatagatgtatctatccctGCACATGACCGGCGCATGTTTACTGGCATGACTCTGTCAAGCACATTTTAATAGTAACCACTCACTCTCCATCCAGTCATCGATTTTCAAAGTTTATTTCTCTCCTCTACTTTTGCAAACTCCAGGTTTTGTTAGAGTTATAGAATAAATAGAATGGCAATTACCATCTTTCTCTATTTGGAAGGTATTACTATTTATTGATTTCTCATTCACATGTCAGCCAAtactctctctctttctctcaacCTAGCTAAAATGCCCAAACAATCAGTGACAAACAAGTAAACCCACCACAAATCCAAAATAGCCCTTACTAGGCATCAGGGGCGGATCCAGCTTAACAGGTGTGGGTTCCCGtgaacccagtagcttttgcACATACCCTATATATGTATTAAAAAATccattaaatatctataaatatttgatTTTGAACCCAATTACTTATTGTATATTTACTTGAGGTCGTTGTAGGAACCCACAAACTTCAAATCTTGTATTCGCCTCTGCTAGGCATGATGGCAATGTTCTCGATTAGCACATGTTATCACTAACAAGGCCATTAAGGTCTAAAATTAGCAGCCATAAAATCCTAAAGAAAATACTCAAGAAATCATCTTTAGGTTCATTTCATATCATGCAACAAAAAATAAAGCTGGGCAACTTTTTGTGCATGATTTTGCAAAGCTAAAAATGCTAGTAAGTTGACTTCTGAAGTTTCCCCACTGACAAAATGTCAAGAAAGAAAGCTTGAGTTCTGCAATCAGTTTCCTTTTCTGATGAATGAAGCAATGGATTCTAATGTTTATTCACATATGAATCATCAAATTCAAGGCACCAGAAACCAAAATGCAGCCTATAGAGAAAAACAAAATAGGGCTATCCAAGAAATAAGAATCTTGGAGAAGTAATACATACGTCATCCTAAATATGTCACCAAATCCACTAAATGCTAGTCGCGATGTAGCATCACCATTGTATTCTGATGTACACTCGGCATCACTCATAGTTGTGCAGCAATTCTCTGCTTCAGAAATAATACTCTCAAATGAACTTGAACTCTCTGTCAATTCTTCCTTGTCTGATTCCACCAGCACATTATTAGCAGGTTTTGTACACTCTGTAATATCAATTTCATCATCCTCACTGCCATGGACTCCTTTTACTTGTTCAACAAACGAGGTATGGTCTTCATAGTTGCTGGCACAATTTACATGACTAGCTTCAAGTTCTTTTGAATCAGTTCCGTTCTGCTTCTTTGCAGAAGCCTCCAAAATCATGTCTGTGTTTTGCTTGTTCTCTAATACAGGTCCCATTTTGCAATATCTTGATATTCAACTCATTCTCAGCACAATGAGAGAGAACACCATGTAAATAACCTGCCACAGAAGGGGAAATTGCTCATAAGAAACTCCAAGACAAGATATACAAGATTTCCTTTCTTTTGTAGTATATCCAATTTGCAGGGTTAACCCTTTATTATTTCCAAAAGATAATGAAGTAAAAATAAGATAATATATCTGGACATTGCCAAAACCGGGAGAACCAATGATCGCTTCCGAATTCAGATGGCATTTACTGGAGGAAAATATCAATATGTTACCCTAGAATGAAAACTCATCTTTTTctcatgaaataaaaatatatctaCTAATTGTTATAGTTTTGACTGACCAATGCTTTGAACCTAGAGGCTAGAATACCATGCTTTCCGAAATAAATTAGGTGAACAACCTTACATTCCTCTTGTATTTTGCCTTCATtcgtcttctttctttttctccccaaactaattttattcttttttctcCCAGCTGGTTGGCCGTCTACCACCTtagttttttaattttattttaaatctctaCACAGAATCAAACAAAAACCGAGAGATTCAACAGTGCCCAGTACAGTTCTGACTAAATAGCTCCATAGGTTCATTCTCAACCACTCAAAGAAAGCAAAGCCGAGTCTTTGGTTTTCCTTTTCCCCCTTTTTGATCTATCAATCAAACgttttttttcaatatttatgGAAAATCAGAAACTTCTTTTTTGTTAGTTAATTTGGAAATTCGATACAACTAATTATTTACCAGCAGTAACTTCGAATTAAAGTAGAATACTCCTAAGTTGTAAAACGTAGTAGTAGAGCTTTCGAAACACAAAAACCAAATATAATTAAACGGACTTCAGAACCTTTTTGAACCCATCAGAAAACCCAATTCAAGAAAGTAATAACAAAGAACCGAAATTTCAAGAGCCCAATTCCAAAATTCTGTCAAAAAGGTAAAGAGAAGTAATCAAACATACCAGTGTGTAAGATATAGAAGAAGCTCCCAAGATCCTTGCAGCTGCGATTATCAAAAGAAAAGGTTTAATTGGAAAGTTTTCAACAGACTCTGTCCTGATTTTTCGTCTTCGCCGAGGGAGCGAAAGTGCCCTgggccggggggggggggggtgcgtACTGTACGAGGTGGATGGGTACTGACAGAGAGACGTGTTTCAGTTTCTGTCGAATGCTTGGGGAAGAAGCACAAGCTGATGATTCCTTTACAGGAAACAAATCTTTacctttttttttctattttaattttaaCATATATAGATTCATTATTAATGCTGTCCGGgcataaaaacaaaaaattaaaaaaagaaagagtaaaacaaaaaaattaaattaaattatctttaaatataaaataaaaaaaaattagggTAAAAAAATATGCCATGTAAAATGAGATAGCGAAAGTACTGGTTACATTTTGTTGTGGGCATTTAGGTAaagaattttttatatatattttttagaattAGTAAAAGttcttttaattattatttctttttatgGATAATGCACCGGTTTGTAAGAGTATTTAACTCGTGATTACCTCAAATCAACATGCCAATAAATATTGTTTTACTCAATTTATATTAATAAACCTCTCATGATACGAAATCCATAGTTAAAAAAAAGTAGTCGTGATTTTTCAAAAGAGTTGGTACTTTAAAAGAAAAGAATCTTACaccttttttatattttcatttgATTAAAAATAGCTTAGTATGTGCAGTCTACTTGGAAATATAACATaatattaaaaagaaagaaaaaaaatcattgCCGATGATAATGCAGTTGCTTTCGCGGGTGATGCGCTAACCAGAAACGTACTTCACGTAATTTTTGGATCATTTGAAATCCATCTATACATTAATTATTTATATTCCTTTTGTAGTATTTTAGATTCTTCATTTTTTCTTgtcattttctttgtcttttgAGGCTGTTGATTATAGTGGTAGCAAAAGTAACATATTTTTGTCTTGTACCAATACACCTCATACTGCTTCTTAGAGGTTACAAATAATCTAAATATATGGAATCAAAATCCATCCTATTGTCTCGAATTACACCAATAAATTTCTATCTTCTACATTTAAAACCAATACATACATGCTTTTAAATTGGTctcattttaaaattttcatcttTGTTGTAGTAAAATATGGTATAGAGTCCAAATTATTACTttcaaaaactctttttcaactttAACTTTAAAACATACCCTGTCTAATTTAAGTATCATATATTTGTTTGATATTTTCACTTTTCGCTGCGTTTAGAAACTCATTATTTGACAGGAACAGCCCACTAGACATAACTTGTTAAGCTAAAGGATAAAAAGGATTCTGCTATTACATACAACATTTTTTTACATTACAGGAAATAAGTGTCCAGTTCTTCAACAAGAGAAGAGTTTATTAAGGAAAAACATTTTCAGTTTCTTTGTCAACCACCTAATACTCATCCAGATTGTTGAAACAGTAAGTTGCCAAGATATACCATCCAGCAACAAGAAGAAAAAAGCTTGATATACCAATCAGAAACTGCCACCCGACCATTAAAAGTCCAAAGCAAACCATGACAATGAAAGGCATAAATGATCTTAAGATTGACAAGCTATTAACCCACTGCCCCTTGGACAGTACAAGAACTCCAACATTAACCATGTTCCAATTCATTGATCCTCCATAGGATAGCCGGTTCAGGCAATTAGCGACAAATGAGTGGTCGTTGCAAGTGAAAGGATTGAAATTTCTATGCTCAAAGCTGCACATAGAAGAGTGAAGAGCATCATCCCAACTTACTGCTGTCCCAAATTCCGCGTGTTGATAACCCTGCTTGCATGTGTGTCCAGCAAGGTTGGGAGGAAAACAGCACTGTTTAAGCATAAACAAAGTTGATAAAGAAAGTTACCAAAACCTATTTGTAGAGTTCTAAAAGTCATTGAAGGCAGCGGCGGAGCCACCTTTAACCAAGGGGTGCGAATTGATACCCCTTCGCGGAAAATAACACTACGTAGCTAggtaaaaagattttttttttatgtaaaaaTACTATATGTCGACTCCCCTTGACTTCTTCATgtgtttaattttttatattttgactccccCTTTCTGAAAATCCTGGTTCCGCCATTGGTTGAAGGGATCTACTGCAGGTGCCTATTTAacttttcttgcttctttcttttTAGGGGGATGGGGTGGGACTTTGCAATGGATGAAAGCAGTCATGGACACATACCTGCCGTCTATCTAGCTGATAGTATCTGGCTACAGCTCCATATGAGAGATTACCAACATTAATCATGTTGGATCCAGAAAAATCTACAACAGTACCATCCTCCCTGCATATGCCAACATGTCCGACGAAAGGTGCAAGCCAAGAAACCACAGGGAGAGGAGTCCAAACAAGGCAACAAGGGAACTTTTCTTTCTTTGGATCAATTTCATCCAGTGGCCACAAGTCATGCTGAATTCTTTGCAAAGCATTATCCCTTTCAACCACATACCTAGGATTTACATCCATCATAGAAAATCTTCCTGGAAACATATAGCTATGTACAATTTTGTCGTTCCTAGCATTTCAAACTCAGATGACAGCTGCTCGCATTATGGCTACACTGAAATTTCTCAATAACCCAGATGAATGAGATTCCCTGTCAAATACTTTATCAAAGAATGAGATTCCCTGCCAAATAGAAAAAGGAAGAGCTTCTCAGTACACCCTCTAGGCAAAGACTGGAGCTATATCCTCACACAAAAGTTTGAACAGGGGTCACAATTAAAAATGGAGTCTCAGCCATTACAGTTCAGAAAAAGAATGATGAGTAAAAAAACAGTCCTAAGATAAATATTACTTAGCAGTTCCAACTTAGGAGCATAGCCACTTCTTACGGTCTAAAATAGGCCAGAATAAGAGGAACTGCAAGAAACAGGATCTTCTATACTTGACATATACATAAATCTATATGCAAATACAGGAAAGATACTTGAAGTAATCTCAGGTATCAAATCCGATCAATCATTCCTTGAGTATAAATCTGACAGAAACAACAATTAAATATCATATGATTCAGAAAGCTTCTAAAGGCACTTTATTCTGCATTTCAACGCCCTTTAAGTTCAATATAGAATGATTTAATTACAGAGATAAAATGGGTTCAATTGACCACAAAGCTTCACAATAACATATAAGGAGACACGAGAAGAAATAGTCATTGGAACACTGAAGAGGTAGCTTAGGCTGATCGAAATGATTGCTACAAGGTAATGTACCTAATAAACATTGCTGAGGCAAATAACTTCCCCCCCACCTATATCCTGTCAGTTTTAACCAGCAATCACGCCCTCTGTAATTCCTATCTCATATTCTTCCTACTATAATAACCATCAAAGGTGGCTTTTACAAACATTGAAAATGTGGAGAACAATAGCACCAGCATTTCTTAAACACCTTGAAAGTAACATAAAGTTGTAGCTTGAAGTCCCCCAGTTGGTGGTCAATATTATCACAAACTCAACTAAACTAGCAAGATGTTCAGAGTCCCCCTGTGCATTACGGCAATTAAAACTCCAGGCACTGGCACTGGCACTGGCACTGGCACTGTTCCTTAACCCTTTTTATGTCAcaatgaaaaataataatttttgtacTAGAAGTTAATACACAAATTCTTTGGTCTATCGACAGAAGCTTGAGCTGAAACCTATCAATGAAACAGAAAGATTATTGAGCTTAGAGATTTTGTTTCATATCAAATACCGGTAGTTTATCAAaccaaaaaaaggaaagaaaaaagaatCGAATAATTAGTATGTCACATGAAAGTAACCTCTTTAGTAAAGAAAGTTTCCGATGGAAGCAGGTTGCTGATAGATTTTGAATTAACTCAAGAAATGCCAACCACCAAACAAAAGGGGAAAAAGGCCTAAGCATTTAAATTTCAGGCTAGGTAACTCATGCACCATGCTTATTCAAAAATGAAGCAACCAAGGAGAATAAACATTTGACTCGTTTGGCTTAAATCTCGAGTGAAAAGGAAATGACTTGTGTCACAGATAGGGAAGTCGGTAAGATGATATTTCTATAATGCCCAATATCTATAGGGAAGAAGAAGATGTAGAAGTTCTAACTTACAGCACCTGCTGATCATGACTGAAATTTACCCTtctaaaaaaaaggaagaaaaaatagAGAAATAAATGTAGTCATATTGAATAACGTTCCTTATTTTCAATGACATAGTAGTGGATAACTTAATGTGCACTACATTTTCTTTACCAAAATACAAGATACACTTACATATAGGCATGACTTACACAATAGAAAATAGAGGGATGAATGTGAAGGATATCTATAAATTACGCATTTATTGCACGGCTTGACACATTCATTATGTGTGCACCTATCAATGGCCTGTTTGACTTC contains:
- the LOC104110976 gene encoding uncharacterized protein; the protein is MGPVLENKQNTDMILEASAKKQNGTDSKELEASHVNCASNYEDHTSFVEQVKGVHGSEDDEIDITECTKPANNVLVESDKEELTESSSSFESIISEAENCCTTMSDAECTSEYNGDATSRLAFSGFGDIFRMTRKKVTPHWRDFVQPLRQRCKLIELKLHMLQSRARKYEKQMRDIKCQMQPQLGSVELEGLGSKSLPFSCDSLRDKVVKRKKRRRTEDTLDIAAYMSHHPLFSFFEKRNSIADGSFPDNELGKIAICSDKNNADDEFEIQDDLHLRPADGDTSLEKILRNIGVLQSQVIQLKTRLDKVTSENAGVFSSAEDLKSLLPCNGLASSARSSASLLDNRVKMPVGSCDVVSQLISEYNMAVPVSAASSRGKAVNIPNVNESKDRSFLLDTNTNPEDGVLIYYQRTKEEMSNFEEYKIHSVEKPQVLECAQKGTVPTSLPDPDPALDDQPTPKIRSISRLTAPPKSKKRKARRRAGKRNY
- the LOC104110975 gene encoding protein REVERSION-TO-ETHYLENE SENSITIVITY1-like, producing the protein MFPGRFSMMDVNPRYVVERDNALQRIQHDLWPLDEIDPKKEKFPCCLVWTPLPVVSWLAPFVGHVGICREDGTVVDFSGSNMINVGNLSYGAVARYYQLDRRQCCFPPNLAGHTCKQGYQHAEFGTAVSWDDALHSSMCSFEHRNFNPFTCNDHSFVANCLNRLSYGGSMNWNMVNVGVLVLSKGQWVNSLSILRSFMPFIVMVCFGLLMVGWQFLIGISSFFLLVAGWYILATYCFNNLDEY